Within the Leisingera thetidis genome, the region ACAGGCCCGGCGCGGTGACATGCTGGTCATGGACATGCTGCTGGTGCACAGGTCTTTGCCGGCGCAGTCGCAGCAGCCCCGGAGGGTGATCAGGGCGGACTACGCAAACAGCGCCTTGCCTGCACCGCTTGCATGGGCGGCCGAAGGCTGACCGTCTGCGCCTCACCCGGCTGCAAGCGCAAGAATTTTCAGAAAATTCTTGCCAAATTTCTTAAGCAAGAAATTTGCCGCCTGCGGCGGGCGGGTCAGCGGGGAAGCTGGCGGAGGTAATCTGCGGTGAAGGCGCCATAGCCGTGCGACATCGATGCCAGATGGGCCCGGGTGATGGCATGGAAGGCGGGCAGCTGGTGGAAGGGCACGGCCGGGAAGGCATGATGCTCGGCGTGATAGGGCATGTTCCAGGCCAGAAAACGCACCAGCCGGTTGGTCAGCGTGGTGCGGGAGTTTTCCAGCATGTTGGCAACCGGCGGGCAAAGGCCGTGCTCGGCCAGGAGATACGCCCGCAGGAACGGCTGGCCGATCAGCAGCGGCAGGAGCCACAGCCACAGGACCAGCGGCGACACCAGCAGCGTCAGCAGCGCGGCTGCATGGACCGCCAGCAGCACCCGTGCCTCAAGCCGCATCGCTGCGTGGCGGCGCTGCGGCAGATACGGCGCGTCCATGGTGCCAAAGGCGTTGCGCCACAGCGTCAGCGCCATGCCGCGCCAGTAGCCCCAGCCGCTGAGATACCGCAGCCATTGCGGCAGGGTCTCCGGGCGGGGGCCATGCTCCAGTTCCGGATCGCGGTCCGGGTCATTGGTGAATTTGTGGTGCGCCAGATGGAAATAGCGGAACCAGACAAAAGGCAGGGCGATGGCCAATGCGCAGACATGGCCCGCAGCCTCGTTCAGCCATCTGCTGCGGAACGGCGTCTGGTGGGTGCATTCGTGGCTCAGCGTGAACAGGAACACCAGCAGCACCCCCTGCGGCAGCATCAGCAGCGGCCATAACGGCGCTTGCAGCGCGATGCCTGCCGTGCAGGCGGCAAGGGCACCGAGGTAAAGCGCCAGATGCCTGAGCCCGGCAGTATTGGAGCGCGCCGTCAGCGCCGCCCTGGTATCCGGCGCCAGCGCTGTGACGACAGAGGTGTGATCCGAAGGTGCAGGCATATGGATAGAATGGCCCGGCCGGCCGGTGCGGCGCAAGGCCCGGAGTCAGCCGTGCGGGATCTCGAAGCCGGGTTCCGCCAGCTCGAATCCGTCGAATTGGAAACCGGGGGAGACAGTGCAGCTCACCAGCGTGAAGCCGCCGGTGCTACGGGCGGCTTGCCAGTGCCCCTTGGGCACGATCAGCTGCGGCGCGCCATTGGCCAGGTCCGGGCTGAGCAGGCGGTCTGCTGCCGGGCCTTCCTCTGACGCTGCCATCGACAGCACCAGTGGCGCACCCGCGTGGTAAAGCCAGATCTCGGTGGCATCGACACGGTGCCAGTGGCTGCGCTCGCCCTGCTGCAACAGGAAGTAAATACAGGTGCCTGTGGGCCGCCCTTCGTTCTCTGCCCGCCAGGTTTCCCGGAACCAGCCGCCTTCGGGGTGCTGCTGCAGGCCGAGGTGCCGGATGATCTGATCGGCGGTCATGTCTGTTCTCTCCGCATTGGCGCTGGTAAATCTCCATCGCAAGCATATGTTTGGGCCATGGCATTCACGATCCCCTTTGACAACACCTATGCTGCCCTGCCGGGGCAGTTCTACTCCAAACTGGCGCCGCAGGCGGTGAAGGCGCCGCGGCTGATCGCCGTCAACGAGGATCTGGCCCGGATCATGGGGATCACTCCCGGCGGGCCGGCGGAAATGGCCGAGGTCTTTGGCGGCAATGTGCAGCCGGATGGCGCCGATCCGCTGGCGCAGCTGTATTCCGGGCATCAGTTCGGCACCTACAATCCGCAGCTGGGCGACGGGCGGGCGATTCTGCTGGGCGAGACGGTGGGCACCGATGGCAAGCGTCGCGATATCCAGCTGAAGGGGTCGGGCCGCACGCCGTATTCGCGGGGCGGCGACGGCCGGGCCTGGCTGGGGCCGGTGCTGCGCGAATATGTGGTCAGCGAGGCGATGCACGCGCTGGGCATTCCCACCACCCGCGCTCTTGCCGCCGTGGAAACAGGCGAAACCGTCTGGCGCGAAGGCGGGCTGCCCGGTGCGGTGCTGACCCGGGTGGCGGCGAGCCATCTGCGGGTGGGCACCTTCCAGGTGTTTGCGGCGCGCGGCGACAAGCAGAGCCTCAGGCAGCTGACGGACTATGCGATTGCCCGCCATTTTCCGGAGGCCGAGGGGCCGATGGGGCTGCTGAAGGCGGTGCGCGATGCCCAGGCGGAGCTGATTGCCGTCTGGATGGCGGTGGGGTTCATCCACGGGGTGATGAACACCGACAATTCTTCGATTTCGGGCGAGACGATCGATTACGGGCCCTGCGCCTTCATGGATGTCTATCACCCGCACACGGTGTTTTCCTCGATCGACCGCGGGCGGCGCTATGCCTATGCCAACCAGCCGAATATAGCCGTGTGGAACCTGGCGCAGCTGGCCACCGCGCTGATCCAGCAGCTGGATGACCCGGAGGCCGCTGTCGCAGAGGCCACCGGGATTGTCCACGCGATGCCGGGGCTGACCGAGGCGGCCTGGCTGCGGCGGTTCAGGGCCAAGCTGGGGCTGACCTCGGCGCGGGAGAGCGATCTGGAGCTGGTCACCGGCCTGCTGACGCGGATGGCCGAGAACCAGAGCGATTTCACCAACACCTTCCGGGCACTGGCCGCGGGCACCGCCCGGGACCAGTTCACCGATCCGGCGGTGTTTGACGGCTGGGCGGAGGGCTGGCAGGCGCGGCTGGAGGGCGAGCCGGACCCCAAGGCGGTGATGCGCGCCGCCAATCCGGCGTTCATCCCGCGCAACCACCGGATCGAGGAGATGATCGCGGGCGCCGTGGCGGGGGATTATGCGCTGTTCCACCGGCTGAACGCGGTGCTGGCGCGCCCTTACGAGGACCAGCCGGAGCATGGCGATCTGCAGCGCCCGCCGTTGCCGGAGGAAGTGGTGCAGGCAACCTTCTGCGGCACCTGATCCCTTGTTCTTCTGGCTGAAAGCTCAAGAGGGGGCAGGCAGCCCCCTGTGCCGGCCGCGTTCTGATTGCCTGTTGAGATGGAAACGCAATGTGCGCCACACTTGGGGTCTAGCCGCGGGAAGACCAGATGCTGAAGAAATCACCGCCGGACACGCTGCGGATTGCCAGCTACAACATTCAAAAATGCGTCGGCCTGGACCTGCGCCGGAGGCCGGAGCGCATCCTGCAGGTGATCGCCGGGCTGCATGCGGACGTCGTGGTGCTGCAGGAAGCGGACAAGCGGCTGCCGCCGCGGCCCGCGGCGCTGCCGCATTTTCTGATCGAGGAGACCGGCTGGCAGGCGGCGGACCTGGGCGGGGCGGGATCGCTGGGCTGGCATGGCAATGCGGTGCTGTTCCGCAACGGGGTGCAGCTGCGGGCAAAGGGGCATATCGCGCTGCCGGGGCTGGAGCCGCGCGGCGCGGTCTGGGCGCTGCTGGAGACGGAGGTGGGCCCGGTGCGGGTGATCGGCGCGCATCTGGGGCTGACCGGCCGCGCCCGGCGCGAGCAGATGCATGCGCTGGCGCGCGCCTGCAAGGCGCAGGACGCGGCGGTGGTGCTGGCGGGGGATTTCAATGAATGGTCGCGCACGCCGGTGCTGGAGCATATCGCCCCGGCGCTGACCTTTCTGCCGCCGAAAGCCAGCTTTCCGGCGCTCAGGCCCCTTGGCGCGCTGGACCGGATTGCCCATTGCAAGCGGCTGAAGGCGGTGGCGCACGGGGTGCATGGCGCGCGGCCTGCGCATATCGCCTCGGACCATCTGCCGGTCTGGGCGGATCTGCAGGCGGAGTGAGGCCGGGCAGAGGGGCTCCCGCGCCCGCAGGGGGGGCAGGCGGCGCCTGCCCCCCCTTGGCGGCCTTGGGCCTAGCGCTGCTGCGCAGCGCATCTTGCTGCTGAGAGGCGCCCAAGGGCAGGTGTGCCCTTGGGCGCCGTTTCAAGTGTGCTGCCCGCCGTCACCGCGTCAAGGGCAGGCCGCGCGTGCCGCGCGGTCCCTGCGGGACCCTTGACCCGGTGCCGGCGGGAGGAGGTCAGCGCGCGCGCTGTTTCTGGCCGCTGCGCTGGGCGCCGCCAGGGGTCCCGCCGCCGGCGCTGGCGCCCTGGGGTTTGCCCTTGCCGGCGCCAGCGCCGCCGCGGCGGCGCTGGCCGCCGGGTTTGCCGCCGCCGAAACCGCCGCCGCCGCGGCGGCCGTTGGGTCGGCCGCCCGGTTTGCCGGAGGGCGCGGCGGGATCGGGCATGGCTTCCCAGGCGCGGCCGGAGGCCACGGGGATGGTGATCTTCATCACCTTCTGGATCGCCTTCAGCTCATCCATCTCATCCGGCGCGCAGAACGCGATGGCGGCGCCGTCCTTGCCTGCGCGCGCGGTGCGGCCGATGCGGTGGACGTAGGCGTCAGGCACATTCGGAAGCTCGTAGTTGTAGACGTGCTTCACGTCGGGGATGTCGAGGCCGCGGGCGGCCACATCGGTGGCCACCAGAACCTTGATGTCGCCGGATTTGAAGGCAGCAAGGGCGCGTTCGCGCTGGCCCTGGGATTTGTTGCCGTGGATGGCGGCGGCGGCAAAGCCTGCCTTGTCCAGCACCTTCATCAGCTTTTCCATGCCGTGCTTGGTGCGGCCGAAGACCAGCGCGCGCTCGTGCTTGTGGTCGGCCAGCAGTTCCTTCAGCAGGCTCAGCTTTTCCGCCTTGGCGATGAAATGCACCGACTGGGTGACCTTGTCGGCGGCCTTGCCCGGGGGCGAGACCTCGATCCGGACCGGGCTTTGCAGGTAGGAGTTGGCGATCTCGTTCATCTGCTTGGGCATGGTGGCCGAGAACAGCATGGTCTGGCGCTCGGTCGGCAGCAGCGCCGCGATCTTGCGCAGGGTGTGGATGAAGCCGAGATCCAGCATCTGGTCGGCCTCGTCCAGCACCAGGAAGTCGCAGGAGCCAAGATCCAGCGCGCCGCGGTCGAGGATGTCGATCAGGCGGCCCGGGGTGGCGACCAGGATGTCGGTGCCCTTGGCAATGCGGGAAATCTGCGGGTTGATGGAGACGCCGCCGACCACCAGGCCGACCTTCATCGGGGTGTTTTCGGTGAGGCCCTTCAGCGTGTCGGCGATCTGGTTGGCCAGCTCGCGGGTCGGTGCCAGCACCAGGCCGCGCACGGTGTTGGCGGCGGGCTTGCGGCCGTATTGCATCATCTGCGCGATCAGCGGCACGCCGAAGGCGGCGGTCTTGCCGGTGCCGGTCTGCGCGAGACCCAGCACATCCTGGCCGTTCAGGGCATGCGGAATCGCGCGGGCCTGGATCGGGGTGGGATCGTTGAGGCCCATGTCCTGGAGACGGGAAAGGAGCTTTTCAGGCAGCCCCATGGTCGAAAATTCAGTCACGTATCATCCTTTCACAGCCCTGCACTCGGCACGGGCCGGATCCGCCGCAAAGCAGCGGTGTCTTGCGGGGCAGGGACCTCGGGCGCGCGCTGGCCGGATGCCAGGCCGCTGGCCTCTGCAATCCCCACGCGTGATTTTGGGAATGGCGGCATATCACTTGACCCCCGGCGTCTGGTTGCGCATGCGGCGCGGCCGGGTTTGGTCTCTGCTCACGCGGCAGGGAGGGATGCCTGCACGCCAAATGGCTGTGGATAAGCCGTTTGTCAACTGTTGATGCAGATGAAAAGCCTGTTTTCGATGCAGATTGCTTCCGCTAAAGAGGAAGACCAGAAAACCGCGAGGACGCCGATGGCAAAGACGATTATCGCCCGCTGCGAGCGCAAGGGGCTGCGCATGACCGGCCAGCGCCGGGTGATCGCCCAGGTGCTGCAGGACAGCGATGATCACCCGGATGTGGAGGAGCTCTACGCCCGGGCCAGCGCCCGCGATGCGGCGATTTCGATTGCCACCGTCTACCGCACGGTGAAGCTGTTCGAGGAAGCGGGCATTCTGGAACGGCTGGAGTTCGGCGACGGACGCGCGCGGTACGAGGATGCCGATCGCGAGCATCACGACCATCTGATCGACATGAACTCGGGCGAGGTGATCGAGTTCTGCGACCCGGAGATCGAGGTGCTGCAGGAACGGATCGCCCGCAAGCTGGGCTATGAGCTGCGCGGCCACAAGCTGGAGCTTTACGGGGTGCCGCGCAAGCCGGAGTAGGCGGCCGGGGGCGTGCCGCGGGCAGCGGCTCATATCACGGAAATTGATGTGCGTGCTCACGACTTGTCATGACGGCGGGTCGGAAACGGAGTTGCCGCGGCGCTGCTTTGCCGGTCTTTACACGGTAAACCCGGCGGTCCGCCGGCCGCAAAGAGGGGCGCGCGCTCATGAACAACCTGCACGGCATTCTGCTGGTCATCGCCTCGATGGCGTTTTTCACCCTTGAGGACATGTTCATCAAGCGCCTGTCGGGCACCGTGCCGGTGGGGCAGATCCTGATCTGCCTGGGGCTGGGCAGCGGGCTGGTCTTTGCGGTGATGGCCAGGCTGCAGGGGCACCGGCTGCTGGCGGCGCGGGCCTGGCGCAGAAAGCCGGTGCTGCGGGCCGCCTCGGAGGCGGTTTCGGCGATGGCATTTGCCTCGGCGCTGGCGCTGGTCGATATCTCCACGGTTGCCGCGGTGTTTCAGGCAACGCCCTTGGTGATCACCATGGGGGCCGCGCTGTTCCTGAAAGAGGACGTGGGCTGGCGGCGCTGGCTGGCGATCTGTGCCGGCTTCCTGGGGGTTCTGCTGATCATCCGGCCGGGGCTGGACGGGTTCGAACCGGCGGCGCTGCTGGTGGTGGTTGCGGTTCTGGGCGTTGCGGCGCGCGATCTGATGACCCGGACGATGGACAGTGGGGTGCCCTCTGCCGTGCTGAGCTTCCAGGCCTTCCTGGCGGTTGTCCCGGCCGGCGTTCTGCTGCTGCTGTTCACGCCGGGCGATGCGCAGATGCTGGCGCGCGGCGAATACCTGATGATGGCGGGCGGGGTGCTGTTCGGCGTTCTGGGCTATTACGGGATCGTGGTGGCGATGCGGGTCGGTGATGCCTCGGCGGTGACGCCGTTCCGCTATACCCGGCTGCTGTTTTCGATTCTGGTGGGCATCATCGTCTTTGGCGAGCGGCCTGATACGCTGACGCTGGCGGGGGCGGCGCTGATCATCTGTTCCGGGCTTTACACCTTTGTGCGCGAGCAGCGGCTGGCGCGGCAGGCCCGCCGGGCGGCTGCGGCGGCTGCGGCCTGAGGTCCCGGCGGGCGCCTTTCCGCAAAGCTGTTGGCGCAAACAGGGCAATGTTAGCCCTAACCCGCCGCTTTCATGCGTGTTAGCGATAACGATCCCGGTTTACATTTCCGCCGCGGCTGGTATGACGCTGGCAACGGAACGCGCCGCTTTCAGGCCAAACCAAGGACGGACAGATGAGCACCATTATCGACATTCACGCCCGTGAAATCCTCGACAGCCGGGGCAACCCGACGGTTGAGGTCGACGTGATCCTGGAAGACGGCACCATGGGCCGTGCAGCGGTGCCGTCGGGGGCGTCGACCGGCGCCTATGAGGCGGTGGAAAAGCGCGACGGCGACACCTCCCGCTACATGGGCAAGGGCGTGCTGGAAGCGGTGGCCGCGGTGAACGGCGAGATCGCCGAAGAGCTGGTCGGGTTTGACGCCTGCGAGCAGGTCGCCGTTGACCAGGTGATGATCGAGCTGGACGGCACCGAGAACAAGGGCCGCCTGGGTGCCAACGCCATTCTGGGTGTGTCGATGGCGGTGGCCAAGGCGGCGGCCGATTTTACCTCGCAGCCGCTGTACCGTTATATCGGCGGCACCTCGGCGCGGGTTCTGCCGGTGCCGATGATGAACATCATCAACGGCGGCGAGCATGCCGACAACCCGATCGACATCCAGGAATTCATGATCATGCCGGTGGCCGCGGAGAACATCCGCGACGCGGTGCGCATGGGTTCCGAAGTGTTCCACACCCTGAAGAAAGAGCTGTCGGCGGCGGGCCTGTCCACCGGGATCGGCGACGAGGGCGGCTTTGCCCCCAACATCGCCTCCACCCGCGAGGCGCTGGATTTCGTGCTGAAGTCGATCGAGAAGGCCGGCTACAAGCCCGGCGAAGAGATCTATCTGGCGCTCGATTGTGCCGCGACCGAATACTACAAGGACGGCAAATACGTGCTGGCGGGCGAGGGCAAGACCCTGTCCAGCGCGGAAAACGTGGCCTATCTGGCGGCGCTGGTGAAGGATTACCCGATCATCTCCATCGAGGACGGCATGGGCGAGGATGACTGGGACGGCTGGAAGGCGCTGACCGACGAGCTGGGCGGCAAGGTGCAGCTGGTGGGCGACGACCTGTTCGTGACCAACCCGGCGCGTCTGGCGACTGGCATCGAGCGCGGCTGCGCCAACTCGATGCTGGTGAAGGTGAACCAGATCGGCACCCTGACCGAGACCCTGAAGGCGGTCGATATGGCGCACCGCGCGCGTTACACCAACGTGATGTCGCACCGCTCGGGCGAGACCGAGGATGCCACCATTGCCGACCTCGCCGTGGCGACCAACTGCGGCCAGATCAAGACCGGCTCGCTGGCGCGATCCGACCGGCTGGCGAAATACAACCAGCTGATCCGGATCGAGGAAATGCTGGGCGAAGTGGCGGTATACGCAGGCCGCTCGATCCTGAAGTAAACAGCCGGAACGCCGGGACATTTTCCTGGCGCCGGGACGAAGCCCCGCCTGTTGGCGGGGCTTCTTGCGTTTCGGGGCGCGGAACCGGCGCTGGCGGGGTCATTCCTCCATCGTCTCGCCGCTGCCGCCGAAATCCGCCGGAAAATCCTTGAACTTGGGCAGGCCGTCCTTCATCGGCAGAACCGTTTCGGCGTAGTTGACATGCACGGCCGGCGAAAAGTCCAGTGATGGCAGTGCCGCGGCATACACATCCACGACCCCGAGACCCGGATGGTTGGTCATCAGGTGCCCGCCGCAGTCCGTGCAGAATTGCCGCTCGCTGCTGGGTGCCTTGATGAAGGTGGCGATCTTGTCCTGTCCCCTGGTGACGCGGACCGCTTCGGGCTTCCACAGGGTGAAGGCGTTCACCGGACCGGCAGACCACGAACGGCAGGAGCTGCAATGGCAATAGCCCATCGCCTCGGGCTTGCCAGTTGCTTCAATTTCCACCGCACCGCAAAAACATGAGCCTGTGTGCCTAGGCATGGCGCTTCCCTCCTTGTGTTTCCCGGGTTCACTGTACCACAGACCGCATGGCGCGCGGTGGCATGGGCCGGGCCTGATGGCCCG harbors:
- a CDS encoding fatty acid desaturase — encoded protein: MPAPSDHTSVVTALAPDTRAALTARSNTAGLRHLALYLGALAACTAGIALQAPLWPLLMLPQGVLLVFLFTLSHECTHQTPFRSRWLNEAAGHVCALAIALPFVWFRYFHLAHHKFTNDPDRDPELEHGPRPETLPQWLRYLSGWGYWRGMALTLWRNAFGTMDAPYLPQRRHAAMRLEARVLLAVHAAALLTLLVSPLVLWLWLLPLLIGQPFLRAYLLAEHGLCPPVANMLENSRTTLTNRLVRFLAWNMPYHAEHHAFPAVPFHQLPAFHAITRAHLASMSHGYGAFTADYLRQLPR
- a CDS encoding cupin domain-containing protein; this translates as MTADQIIRHLGLQQHPEGGWFRETWRAENEGRPTGTCIYFLLQQGERSHWHRVDATEIWLYHAGAPLVLSMAASEEGPAADRLLSPDLANGAPQLIVPKGHWQAARSTGGFTLVSCTVSPGFQFDGFELAEPGFEIPHG
- a CDS encoding protein adenylyltransferase SelO, with protein sequence MAFTIPFDNTYAALPGQFYSKLAPQAVKAPRLIAVNEDLARIMGITPGGPAEMAEVFGGNVQPDGADPLAQLYSGHQFGTYNPQLGDGRAILLGETVGTDGKRRDIQLKGSGRTPYSRGGDGRAWLGPVLREYVVSEAMHALGIPTTRALAAVETGETVWREGGLPGAVLTRVAASHLRVGTFQVFAARGDKQSLRQLTDYAIARHFPEAEGPMGLLKAVRDAQAELIAVWMAVGFIHGVMNTDNSSISGETIDYGPCAFMDVYHPHTVFSSIDRGRRYAYANQPNIAVWNLAQLATALIQQLDDPEAAVAEATGIVHAMPGLTEAAWLRRFRAKLGLTSARESDLELVTGLLTRMAENQSDFTNTFRALAAGTARDQFTDPAVFDGWAEGWQARLEGEPDPKAVMRAANPAFIPRNHRIEEMIAGAVAGDYALFHRLNAVLARPYEDQPEHGDLQRPPLPEEVVQATFCGT
- a CDS encoding endonuclease/exonuclease/phosphatase family protein, which produces MLKKSPPDTLRIASYNIQKCVGLDLRRRPERILQVIAGLHADVVVLQEADKRLPPRPAALPHFLIEETGWQAADLGGAGSLGWHGNAVLFRNGVQLRAKGHIALPGLEPRGAVWALLETEVGPVRVIGAHLGLTGRARREQMHALARACKAQDAAVVLAGDFNEWSRTPVLEHIAPALTFLPPKASFPALRPLGALDRIAHCKRLKAVAHGVHGARPAHIASDHLPVWADLQAE
- a CDS encoding DEAD/DEAH box helicase; translation: MTEFSTMGLPEKLLSRLQDMGLNDPTPIQARAIPHALNGQDVLGLAQTGTGKTAAFGVPLIAQMMQYGRKPAANTVRGLVLAPTRELANQIADTLKGLTENTPMKVGLVVGGVSINPQISRIAKGTDILVATPGRLIDILDRGALDLGSCDFLVLDEADQMLDLGFIHTLRKIAALLPTERQTMLFSATMPKQMNEIANSYLQSPVRIEVSPPGKAADKVTQSVHFIAKAEKLSLLKELLADHKHERALVFGRTKHGMEKLMKVLDKAGFAAAAIHGNKSQGQRERALAAFKSGDIKVLVATDVAARGLDIPDVKHVYNYELPNVPDAYVHRIGRTARAGKDGAAIAFCAPDEMDELKAIQKVMKITIPVASGRAWEAMPDPAAPSGKPGGRPNGRRGGGGFGGGKPGGQRRRGGAGAGKGKPQGASAGGGTPGGAQRSGQKQRAR
- a CDS encoding Fur family transcriptional regulator, whose translation is MAKTIIARCERKGLRMTGQRRVIAQVLQDSDDHPDVEELYARASARDAAISIATVYRTVKLFEEAGILERLEFGDGRARYEDADREHHDHLIDMNSGEVIEFCDPEIEVLQERIARKLGYELRGHKLELYGVPRKPE
- a CDS encoding DMT family transporter; the protein is MNNLHGILLVIASMAFFTLEDMFIKRLSGTVPVGQILICLGLGSGLVFAVMARLQGHRLLAARAWRRKPVLRAASEAVSAMAFASALALVDISTVAAVFQATPLVITMGAALFLKEDVGWRRWLAICAGFLGVLLIIRPGLDGFEPAALLVVVAVLGVAARDLMTRTMDSGVPSAVLSFQAFLAVVPAGVLLLLFTPGDAQMLARGEYLMMAGGVLFGVLGYYGIVVAMRVGDASAVTPFRYTRLLFSILVGIIVFGERPDTLTLAGAALIICSGLYTFVREQRLARQARRAAAAAAA
- the eno gene encoding phosphopyruvate hydratase, with the translated sequence MSTIIDIHAREILDSRGNPTVEVDVILEDGTMGRAAVPSGASTGAYEAVEKRDGDTSRYMGKGVLEAVAAVNGEIAEELVGFDACEQVAVDQVMIELDGTENKGRLGANAILGVSMAVAKAAADFTSQPLYRYIGGTSARVLPVPMMNIINGGEHADNPIDIQEFMIMPVAAENIRDAVRMGSEVFHTLKKELSAAGLSTGIGDEGGFAPNIASTREALDFVLKSIEKAGYKPGEEIYLALDCAATEYYKDGKYVLAGEGKTLSSAENVAYLAALVKDYPIISIEDGMGEDDWDGWKALTDELGGKVQLVGDDLFVTNPARLATGIERGCANSMLVKVNQIGTLTETLKAVDMAHRARYTNVMSHRSGETEDATIADLAVATNCGQIKTGSLARSDRLAKYNQLIRIEEMLGEVAVYAGRSILK
- a CDS encoding GFA family protein — translated: MPRHTGSCFCGAVEIEATGKPEAMGYCHCSSCRSWSAGPVNAFTLWKPEAVRVTRGQDKIATFIKAPSSERQFCTDCGGHLMTNHPGLGVVDVYAAALPSLDFSPAVHVNYAETVLPMKDGLPKFKDFPADFGGSGETMEE